Genomic DNA from Tachyglossus aculeatus isolate mTacAcu1 chromosome 10, mTacAcu1.pri, whole genome shotgun sequence:
ttctgatttattcattcattaaattgtatttattgagcgcatactgtgtgcagagcactgtactaagcatttaccaGGTGgcactttaagagaagcagcatggcatagtgggtagagccagggcttgggagtcagtttaggggttctactcctggctccaccacttgtctgctgtgagaccttggggaagttactttacttctctgggcctcagttccctcatgtgtaaaatgacagggactgtgtccaatgggttttgcttgtatcaaccccagcgcttagtacagtgcctgatacatagtaagcgcttaacaaatgccagaatcattattattaggagcagcaGAGGGCCTCCTGGGCcccgggggaagaagggaggaggtaaCAGAGCATGGACAAGGCCTGAAGCTCTGTTTCCCTTCTCCACTGCTGGCTTGGGTCTCTCAGCACAATTCCATTAATATAGAGAATGAAATTCTCATAGGGGTGCCTTCAACTCTGAAATTTTCCTCCTTTAGAGTATTGGGGTATATCttaattgtattatattatatatgtaatatatcttTATAACTTAATAGGCATCCATGTGCTCTGTAAACTTTACCCGATAATGATGTTGGAATCTTCAGGGTTAACTTGGTACAATAATGAAGCTCCTTGGGGGATTTTGGCATAAATGCCTGAATGGCTTTTTTTGCTATCACACAAGTTTTTATGCTTATTTCAGAGGGCATTAGAATTTGTTCATTTCTTTACAGACTCATAACTCATATCTAATTTTGCCACTTCAGTGTATCTTGTTGCCATCATTTGCTGTGCTTTCTAATAGGGTTTTGAATTTCATTCTGTCATACCTGTCATGGCATAGTGTCTCTTAGTAcctaaaataaatacagttatgTTAGGGAAAGCATGACTTTTATGGAAAAGCTGTGATCAGCATAGCATTATTCAGCATTAGAGAGCTGTTATGCATTTTGGGTTTGCATGTTCAGAAAGAAAATGTGTCCCTTATCAACCTCAGGGCACCCTTTAACTCTAGCATGTCCACTGCAATTGCACATTCAATTATAATGTGTCTTATTTTTAAGGTAGGGCACTTActagtctatatattttattaaagGTGTAGTTTGTAATTATAAAGTTAAAGAAGCATATTCCCAAAACAGTGTATGGTGCCACAGTTTGATGATTACAAGCTCTCAGGTTTCCTTTATTTTTTGTGACAGCTATGTTCATGCTTGCCTGCCTCATCTCAGCCCCAGTCTTCTACACAGGAATTCCACCTAGTCTTAATAGCATCAGCATGTGAGAGTAGGAGAGAAGGCTAAAAATACAAAATGAGTTCTTCTAGAGCAAATGCACCGGGAAAGCACAAAGTTATGAATGTATTATGCAAATGGActgctttttccctttccccctcgcTTTGCTGCTTACTTTCAGGATTGGCATCATCATTGAGCCTAGCACATTTAGATGATTAAGCTATGCTGTTGTTCTTGATACATCTGTCTTTAATCTACAGATTATAATTAATGATGCTAAAATtgctttttcttgtttttttttcctttccctggtAATGTTGCACGGTTTTATGTTTGCTTCAGTTTGGAGTACAATCACGAGTTCCTTCTGCTTTTGCTGCTGTGTACTCTAGAGGAGGGGTTCCTTGCAGGTAAGAGGCAATCATAACTGAAACTAAATCTCCCAATTGCATAGTACAGATTGATGTTAAAGGAGTGTGCGGAGCTAATTCCGTGAGGTAAGATAGTAAGTagttcagtgaggtaagataggagggagagagctcattAAACACCTTGAAGACGATGGTAAGAGGTTTTAGTTTGAGGTGGGTGGAccaccactgaagatttttgaagagtggggagatacagaccAAAGAGatgttcagaaaaatgatccggacagcaatGTGAAGTATGTACTAGAGTTGGGAGAGACGGGAtgccagtgaggagactgatgtagttgtcataaagtgcttgggtcagcgtggtagcagtttggatacagaGGAAAAACTGGATGCCAGatatgttgtaaaggtagaaacaacaggatttcatgacactcAACGtttgggttgaacgagagagatgagtagagggtaAGCCGTGTTCTTGCGGACAAATTGACTGCCCTCTAGACCGTTTGAGTTTCTCATTTTATTCATGGATGTAACTCCAAGTAGACACTTTTTGAAATCCTTTGGAatcgccacattcattcattgtcgtatttattgagcacttactgtgtgcagagctctgtactaagcgcttgggaagtacaagttggcaacatccaaccCATAGTTTGTCCTGGAGTCATGGGACCACTGGGATTTACCCACAGACACTCATAAGGTGTcatggggaggcagagtggaTTTTCTGGTGTCCCAGggacctcccttcccccccaatcTTCGAGGAGATGCACCTAGTTACCTAAGTGACGGCAAATATAATAACTGCATCATCATATTGATGCCAGAATTGGCATCATGTTGGTCTACCTACCTACCTTGTTGCCTTCCACCCGTATCGTTGCCCTGCTCCACAGAACCCTTGCCCCAAAAGACTAAATGTGTTTCCAAAGCAATTAGAAATGAACAGATCTTTTAgcgtagtagtgatggcatttgttaagcgcttgctatgtgccaagcactgttctaagcactgaggggatacaaggtaacaggtACCTCTCtctggtaacaggcacagagaagtgaagtgacttgcccaaagtcacccagctgaaaagtggcggagccaggattagaacccatgacccatgacccattagaacctctgactcgcaagcccgggccctttccactgagccatgctgcttctcagtattgggGGATATAACCAAGGCCTTGTTGGgtgctgttatattatattataattaatatgcaatatattataatatgtgctattatattataatatatgctATTATAATATCCTATTATAAAATTATGGTAGaggaatgatcaatcagtcatatttattgtgctcttgctatgtgcggaacactctaTTAAAGGCTTGGAagatacagtgtaacagaattagccgacacattccctgcctgtagtgAGAATTTTGGCTCTTTAATTTCAgagtttattattacattgtggTCATAGTATTTATGAGAAAAGGGCCAGCTGATTAGCCTACTACACAACATGCATCTAAACCGACAAGTGGTGAGATTAATATTTTTTGATGCTTCAGGATATTTATTTGAGAGTTTTTTCCCCTAAAATGTACTCGGCTTGGCAACCCAGAGGCTGGAGAAAACATCGAAAAACGTATTTTTTAAAGGCTTGCTTTTGGGGTTACTTTATAAAGAAACTTATAAATGTCTTTATAAGAAGTGCTGCTTTAAATTGTAAACTGTACTTTTCTTAATATTCACTGGCTTTTATGTATTAGGTTGGTTCATGGTTCGATAAATCACAAATTACAGTGGGATTGTCTTCCTGAAACACTTCCATTTGATCCTCTTCTTATTACTTTAGCTGAGGTAAACACTTTTCATAATTGTTGTGACAGCATCTTAGACCGTTGTTAAATGTAGCCTAATACAATGTAATGATTCCTTTATTGGGCCCCTGAAGAGCAAAATCAAAGCGGCTTGGAAAACGCCCAGAGCTGACCCAATGCCAGACTGTTGATTTGTCTTTCTTCTCTGGGACCAGCTGCTAATTATTTTCCCCAAGAAATCATAAGTTAATTTTGCACGGACAGaaaaatctgtaatttttttaaaaaaggttaagCTTAAATAAGATTTCTTGATTGGCGGGGCCTTGAGAGAGGTGCTTAAACTCCCCTGACCATGTCTTAAAGGGTGGAAGGAGAGTATGAGGACAATTACAAAGTGCCTACCATGCAGTTATCGGACAGATTTAGAGCTATTGTGATGGGATGTGCATTTAAGCCTTTCAGAAGTGCCACAGCGTGGAAGGGGAAAGGTTGCCACCTTAACCTATACTTGGTTTCTTAAAGCTCCCTTTTTTCTAGAAAGCTCACAGTATTCTTGATCCATTTGGTCAAGTTGGATGTATATTCTGATTCCTAAGCTTTTGAGAATTTTTCCCTATACACCCACCATCGTATTTTTGACCAGTCCAGAGTATTGTGGATCgaaatggagaggggacgagCCCGTTGTGCCCAGGACCAAGGTGGTAGAGTGGCAGTAGTGGCTGGGGGTGGTTCCCCATACACATGCAAGATGAGGGTAGCTGTACTTCTCTGGCCTGGGATGAACCGTCAAACCATGCTGGAAAGGCATGGCCTGGGATAGATTTCTTTTGTTTGATagatttcttttgtttgtttctttttttaaatggtttttgttcagcacttaactgtgtgccaggcactgttctaaccccttgggtggattcaagctaatcaggttgggcgcaggcCATGTCCcctgtcttaatctgcattttacagctgaggaaatcgaggtacagagaagtcacccaaggtcacacagcagaaaaatggtagacctagaacccagatccactgactctcaggcccgagctctttccactaggccatgctgcttctcatgaatatcTACTATGAAAGATGCATTGTGATGTGTTTTCATAATCTAACCACGTTTTTACTCGACAGGGTCTGAGGGAAACCAAACATCCATATACATTTGTGTCAAAGGAGGCTTTTAAAGAATTGCTCTTGGTCGAAGGTGCTACTGAAAAGACTCTGCCCTTGCTACCCAAGCTGATTCCTGTGCTGAAGGCAGCTCTGGTAAGTCTTTGGATCTTTTACGTATGCTTATCAAAGGCAAATTACAGAAGGGAAACCCTGGGAGGCACATAACTAGAATATTTTAAGAATATTTTCGCACCATTCGCTTTCTCCAAATGACACCGTGTTTAGTGAGCCACTGCAGGGCATCCTGCCCGGTCGCCTATGGAACTTGGGGCTGGGTTTCAGGAATAGATGAAGCACCTGATGGAGAACATTCTAATATAATGTAGGGAATACATTGACGGGTATTTGGGATCTGCTGTTACAAATAAATTAATGCATATGTACCCAGTACTCTTATTTCATGGGGGTTGCATTTTTGAGAAACATGTGGTATGGTAGAATTGAGCATAGCATGCAACCTGCCTGCTTCATTCTGTATTTTCACTGAAAGTCTGCCGTAAATTTTTGTGTGTTTGATATGAATCCTGATTTATAAGGCTTGAGTACTTAGTGATTACCATAGAATGATAAATGGTCTCCCACTCTACACTCTCTTCCTAGGTCCATTCAAATGGTGAGGTGTTTGAAAGAGGGTTGAATGCTTTGGTGCAGTTGAGTAGTGTTGTGGGTCCCTCGCTAAATGATCATCTGAAACATCTACTTACAAGTGTAAGTATTGAGGACAAATGGGAACTAGCAATTATGAGATTCCCAAAGAATACAAAAGAGCTAGACTGGTGTACATTTCTCCCCTAAGTAATGAAATGTGCATTTTAAagtctcctccttcctgcttggaAATGATTTGTCATTTCCCTGATTCTGTCATCATCAGCagaagtattcattgagcacctctgTGGATCTGTAACGGTTGGTTAGGGAATAAGGAGGTGCATTATCTGCTTTCAGAGAGCTTTCAGGGTAAATAggggagacaagcagacacaGATTGATGCTGATTTAATAGGTATAAACTTGGCCTTTACTGCTGGGGTCTGGAGGACGTTGCCATTGCCAAAAGGGCCTCATTCCTGTGTGGCGGCAGCAAATGTTGGTAGGTGATTGTCACTCCCAGGCACCCCTCCTCGCCCTAGAAGTAGCTTCCTGAGGCAGACAAgccataataatatttattaagcacttactatgtgcccacaaGGGTACCAGATAaccagattgggcacagttcctgtcccacatggggctctcgggtgggagaatgggtaattttatccccactttacccaTGAAGAAgcagactcagagaagtaaatgacttgtccgaggtcacacaagaggcacaAAGGGGAACTGGGACTGGAATCCTGgtttcctaggcccgtgctccttccgtttaggccacactgcttataaatgcatcttaaaataaatttaaaaaaagtccCAAACCACAGTGCAATCTTAGTCATAACTTTCTGGGCTTTGAATTGATGgtaaccctaaaaaaaaaaaaaacactcctaAAATATGGGAAAGCTTTTCACAGATCTGTTTTGTCTCCCCAAATCATTTGACTGCTTGTTCACTTTTAATTTTGTAGCTTTCCAAACGACTAATGGAGAAGAAGTTCAAAGAACCAATCACCAGTGCTTTACAAAAGTTAGAGCAATATGGGGGAAGGGTGAGTAGAACCCATTTGTAACCGTGAGTGGTATGATCACAATAACAGTTTTTCTGATTTTCCCTTCTTGAAAGCTTAGCCTCACTTTGACAGATGCATTTCTGAAAtatttattcttcccccttcccaccaccaGTGATTCCACAGAATGCAATAGCTGGAATTCTTTGTTTGGTGCTATGGAACTGCAAAATTTATCAAAAAGGCAGAAAGCCGtagagacagaaggaagaagattAGCTAGAATTCAGATTTGTCTCAAACAAATAAATTAACAATGACATTGAAGAGAGGCGTGGTCtcaggaaggggaaacagaccaGAAGACCATAAACCTGGTAAAGGTTTTTGAAAGTTAGAGGATTATGCCGCATTACTTACTGGGCTATGCGTTTTAATGCAGCATGAAACTATCACTTTCATTTCTGATCTCTAATGTGCTTTTCCACCATTCCCTCTTGCCAGTTTAGTTGGACTTCAGTGTGGGCACGCTCCCGTGCACCAAGTTCAGTTGTAGCTAGAAAATTCCCTTTGTGTGGGGAATGGACATACAGGTAATGGGTTTGGGGCCTGTTCTGCATTTGAATGTTAAACACTCTGCCCCAGGGAGCTTGAGACATCACAGGTATTAATGTAGCcaaccttcttcctctttctcacctAAACACATCCCTGCCTCATGATCATTTAGAAGTATTTAAGTGATTGTTTTCCAACATAGCTTTGGGTTAAAGAAATtaggagttttaatccccagataTAAAACAGCACCAATGTAGATCACCCTTTGCACTCTAGGGAGGGGGTGTAAGCATTAGCAGATGTTGTTAGAAAGTGATTTAATGTTGTCCCGATAAATAAGCAGCAGAACTAAGTCAAGCTCTATTAGCCCCTCATACTCTGTGGCCATAAACACCACAGCTGGGGAAGCCCCAATCTGGGACTTTATATCTAGGAATAACGATGTTTCCCCAAATCCCAGGCAGATGGTTGGCTGGCTGGCTGTACCGGGGCACACAGATCGCCCAAGAAGGCCATTCCACAACTTCCAAAATAGAAGTTGgacatttcctctttttctctgcaaAGGGAAAATCAAGAGTAGTTAGTCACAATCTCTCATCTATCAGAAGATCGTTATGAAATCATCCCCGGTCTTCTCCAAGATAAATAGTCTCGAAGCATTATGCTTGGATAGTTTTCCAAGCATTTTCTACCTGCTAGGTTTCTGGCCCCTCCTTTCCTAGCCAGCTGTTGTGGCTGTAGCTTTGGTGGGACCTGTTTGGGACAAGGGATTCTGTCATCAATAGATCTTTCGTGGGagagtacttatttattcatattaatgtctgtctccccctctagactaagcttactttgggcagaacatgtctgctgattctgttgcgttgtactcccccaagtgcatagtacagtgctctgtacatagtaaatgccgtCAGTTAACTGAGATTGAGATTTTTGATATTTGTCTTTCAAGATGGGACATGTTAGAGTGTTTTATAAAATCTTGACTAGCATCTGATGCAAGTCACAGTAAGATTTAACACACATCCTCTTGTGTTAATTTTCCTGAATTCAATCCTTGCTGCCCTAGGAAAATTTAGTAGCTTGTATTCCTTATAGGTTAGTATCACATTACCAAAGATCAATAAAAAAGAAGGCAGCTACCATAGAATCCATTGACCGTGTTGGGAGCAGACACTGAGCtggagagtgatttttttttttttttttgggtcacACGTTGGATGAATTCTCCcattataaaaatgatggcatttgttaagcgctatgtgcgaagtactgttttaagcactgggggggacaaggtgatcaggttgccccacgtggggtgctcagtcttaatccccattttaccgatgaggtaactgaggctgagagaagttaagtgactcgcccaaggtcacacagcagatgtgttgcggagctgggattagaacccatgacctctgactcccaagcctgtgctctttccactgagccacactgcttctctattatccagTTAGCCCAATTGTGACCTTTATGTCTATATTTTTTTCTCTGGTGTTCTGTTAGCACCAGAGAGGACTTAGCCCTTGGTATTAATTTACAGATATTTGGAGAAATGAATCCCTCTTTGCATTATCcattttttgttcattcatttgtaaaaGACTTGCCTGACTCCTGGTGTCCAACCATACTGTGACAGTGTTCAATCTTTTCTCTCCACAGGGGAGCCTGGTGGTCATCAAATCTAAAATTCCAACCTATTGTTCCATCTGTTTCTGAATAGAGAAACCATCCTTTTAACTGAGTTGGGAGAAAATGTCAGATGCTGACACTTAGGGAGTGTTTTAATTTACAAAATTAAGCCAATGGAGTAAATGCTTATAGGAAAAACCTTCTAAACAAGCGTGCAATTCTGTGAGTTGCATCTGTTTCGAATGGAGCAGATTTAAAAGCGATAGCCAACATGAGCATCTTTGTCATAATTGACACTGGATTTTTGCCTATCAGGTTTACAAATCAAATATAATAGTTGTTTAAAGTATATGTTATTTCAACTACTAAATTATTAtgcatttttataataatgaaaGGTTGAGAAcgtctttttcccccctcccagcagggAGTTCATTTGTGTTGTTGgcatagttattatttttatatttcaaGTCTAGACATAATTTTAGGAAATTAAACTATTGAATTGATGAAACTACTGGCAAAATATGTTGCACTTTATGGGGTAGTGGGGTCATATTTACAGTTACCGTCAACAGAAATGCTCTCATGTAGTTTTAGATATTGAAAGGTTGAGCCTCAGTGCTACGAAAATCCAAAGCATGGGGAAGACACTGCGGCTGTTGGAATGTTTTAGAAAGAAAGACCTAAAGCATAGACCAGTAGGGTTATAAACATTCTACTTacttttatttcttcctcttttttttaaaatacaaAATGTACACATTGAGTTTTCACAGACACGCTACGGCAAATTTCAGGTGTACATGTATTGTACTACTCTTATTCCTACACTGGTGATAGCAGAGCACTCTTCAACACCAAATCTCTACACCAGAATAGATACCTGATTTGTTTTTGCAAAGCTGCAAAATTCCTTCTCCAATAGCCATGGTGACATTTCTGCAGAACAGAGACGAAACTAAGTTGGGATCATTGTGACAACCGAGAATCTTGGGAATGGTAAATATTGTTTTCTTTCTACGGTAAGCTCCCCTTCAAAATGAAATTATGCTTCAGTATTGTATAGCTaaggttgttggtttttttttttttttttacaacttgTCAAAATATACAATCCGAAAAAAAAGCCATAGGATGACTAGCATTAGTACAATCAAATTAAAAATGCTTCAAACCTACTTTCTCATTAATTGAATATCCACAGAATGTTTGGCTCCAGTatgattttcttcctcctcctatagAGAACAGCAGCCTGAAACCTATTTGGACTTTTGACTACAAAGCAAATGATTACAGTTAGAGTAAAAGTCATATAAATTAAATGGACCTCAGTGTAAGGAGGAAAATTCACAAAAACTAGGATGGAGTAGCAAATATTTGTTTACTTGAAGTATATAAATTGGATTGTAACATATAGGAATGAATTCTGCCTTTTGTAAATTAAACATAGATGCTTATTTAGAAAAACAAATTCTGGGCTGAGTCCAGTACAAATGAGTAGCAAAAACatagccatttaaaaaaaattcctcactgGTCTAAGGTTGGAGTATCAGTTAAGCTGGATGTTAGTACTATTTCTCTGAATATTCACACATATGAAACAACTTTTAGGACATCCCACTAACTGAGTGGCATTACGAAACAGATGCAGATTTTTACCTTAAGCTGAAAATGTAAATCTTTTTGGGGACTGCTTTATAATTAACAGCTTATATTGCATATTGTGCCTCAGTATAAAGCTGAGCAGTCTGTCTATGCTAAAAGGGGTAACTCCATCTTGCAAACCGCAGGGTGTCCATTGGGCAAACATGTTAAATCACATTTTCAAAGAGCTGCATGGAGCGCATTATGTTTTCATCCtgtaagggggggaaaaaagcaggggATGAATTAGATCCACGGATCTTAACACTCTAAATGACAAAGCATTCGTGCTTTTCTTGTAAACGGGAGAGGGCATAAAGAATCTACAAAGTTTACGTGACAACAGTGGCGATTGTTCACAAACTAAAAAGAGGAATATACAGAagactctccaaggtcaccaaatcTAAGGTGTtgagtcctcttctcccactgtcttgCTACCACCTCTAAGAGGCTATCAACGTCATCTTCAAACTGAACTTTTCACCGTGTTCTGTTCTGAAAtgcctcctttttctcttgtTGGTAAATTTTTCTGTGTGGAGGAGGAGCATGacccaggggaaagaacacagacctgggttctaatcccactctgtcagttgcctgctgtgtaaccttgggcaagtcgctgaacttctttgtgtgtcagtttcttcatctgtaaagtggggattcagttagcttgttctccctcttggcctgtgtttgacctgattaacgtgtatgcatcctggtgcttaacaaacaccatagtaattcattcgttcagtcgtatttattgagtgcttactgtttgcagagcactgtactaagctcttgggaagtacaagttggcaacatatagagacggtccctactcaacaacgggctcacagtctagaagtatttgttatgtgcttactatatgcaaagcactgttctaagcgctggggggatagaaggtgatcaggttgtcccacgtggggctcacagtctcaatccccattttacagatgagggaactgaggcacggagaagttaagtaacttgcccaaagtcacacagctgacaattggcggagccaggatttgaacccatggctctgactccaaagcccgtgctctttccactaagccaagcttcttCTGTAATAATAGAGTGTAATAATAGACTCACTCCCTTATACTTAAAATCCTAAGGGCTGGGATTTTATAcagtattattattgattgatagcatcCCTTTGGTCAAGTCTATTGAAGCTGAATGTCTATGAGTCATTGACAgacagttaaaaaaaatccacctttTGCTATTCTCTATATTTTAAAGCCTGCATGTGGGCTGGCTTTGTTGGCAGCACAACATAATAGCTAGCAAAGGGGAAATATTTGATTTCACTCACTGTACTTACTTTCTGGCAGCTTTCAATGAATTCATCTATGGTGACTACTCCATCCTTATTTTTGTCCATTTTCTGTTTAGAAAAAAGGGATCAAAAAGTTCTGTGTAAGTTCCTCCCCACCTTTGCACtgataacctccctagcgcttagaacagtgctttgcacatagtaagcgcttaataaatgccattattattattattattataagcagcactCCCCTTACCCAAGACATTCCTCTGCTTTAATCCCCAGAGGTTCCACTACTTTTTTCCTGTTGTCTCAGGATGTCATTCTGGATTATCGTACCCCTCTTTGTGGCTCTCTGATGTTCTTTTTTCTAACTGATACTTTTGAAGAGTCACTCAGCTTCAGGACTCCTCACTAACATGCCTAATTCCCAGTACTCATCTTTAGCACTTGGTTAGATCTATGCTTATTAAGTTACTCTAactgcaaatatttttatatctgtcttcctcttctgggTAGGCGACCTGAACATTTACCTGGAAAAATGTTTCCACGTGTTGTCGGGGTGCGTCCTCTTTGAGAACAGGGTAAGTACATTTTCCCATCATATCATATATAGCTTTCATAATGTCAAGCATCTCCTGAAAATTAAAAAGGAGCTCAGGTGAGGCAGTTGATAATTTTGGAACTGGTCAAGTACTACATAAATTCACTGCTTTTAGGCTTCGGAATGACCGGGTACATTTTCCTCCAAGAAACTCAAAATGATCTGCCTATATCAACGTCTTGACTGAACTTGACA
This window encodes:
- the PACRGL gene encoding PACRG-like protein isoform X1, coding for MQESESHGSTLPRNRVAGNCDQRASSNRLVRHKTVPLQSKSSPATSSSGPGKKSRPSDKLNPKTINPFGVQSRVPSAFAAVYSRGGVPCRLVHGSINHKLQWDCLPETLPFDPLLITLAEGLRETKHPYTFVSKEAFKELLLVEGATEKTLPLLPKLIPVLKAALVHSNGEVFERGLNALVQLSSVVGPSLNDHLKHLLTSLSKRLMEKKFKEPITSALQKLEQYGGRGSLVVIKSKIPTYCSICF
- the PACRGL gene encoding PACRG-like protein isoform X2 — encoded protein: MQESESHGSTLPRNRVAGNCDQRASSNRLVRHKTVPLQSKSSPATSSSGPGKKSRPSDKLNPKTINPFGVQSRVPSAFAAVYSRGGVPCRLVHGSINHKLQWDCLPETLPFDPLLITLAEGLRETKHPYTFVSKEAFKELLLVEGATEKTLPLLPKLIPVLKAALVHSNGEVFERGLNALVQLSSVVGPSLNDHLKHLLTSLSKRLMEKKFKEPITSALQKLEQYGGRAT